In the Triticum aestivum cultivar Chinese Spring chromosome 2B, IWGSC CS RefSeq v2.1, whole genome shotgun sequence genome, TGGAAGCCGTCCGTAAGGCTGTTTGGAAATACATTTATTAACAATGATATTTGTCATGCACTAACCTGGAGAACCAATATGCCATCTTCTGCCAAGTAAGACTCGCAGCAGGCAAAAAATTCGTCCATGTATTCATGGCCAACATGTTCGATCATACCGCTGATTTACAGAGACGAATACGTAAGTATAACCACACATATGGGCATTGTCCAATTCACGGTGAACAGTCGTAATGTAGTAATACTTACCAGCTTATGATTGCATCATACTTGCAAGGTGGTATTTGACGGTAGTCGCACAGCATAAAACTTATGTGGTCCTATATAAAAGTTAATAACAATAGACAGTATAATTGCTAACTAGGATTTCACCCTCCCAAAGTAAGCTGGGGATGAAACAATACTAATTCTCTATGCATTTCTATCAATTATAAatttataatatgttaaaattaCATAGCAGCTAACCTGAAAAAAAGGTGTGCTAGAAAATCTCGCAAAAACAAAATAACAATGAAAAAAGCTTCCAAAACAGTAACATGCTTGGATCCTTGGATCTTTACGACAGCATGCCTATTTCCTTGATTTTTACTGTACATGTCTATTATTTCCACATGCCAttctcaaaatatatttctctctTGCGGAAGATATTTGGAAGCAAAAAAATAGTAAAACTGACTCCCTTTAATCCAAATACTTAGAGAAATCTTGATTAACTAAATGTATACTTCAGTTCCAAACTAATCGACAACTCTTCTCGCCAAATTCTACAAATGTATTGAATACTAACACATAGCGGCGAAACCATAAATTAGATAAGACAAAGCTAAACTATGATGCTGGCAGGTGCATAGGGTACTACGTTTCGGTTCCAGTGGGCTGGCTGGACCCAGGGTTATATGTGCCAGCTGCTTACCCAATCTATCCCATTCCACTCTCGTGAACCTTAACCAGGTTGGTGGTGACCAAGGCGGCGGCGGGGGAGTTGAAAGGGAGGTAGTGAGGTCTGGAGTTCGTGATTTGCAGTCCTACAAGATGTTGTTGATCCCTTCACAGACGAAGGGACGACAATACTCGTTGCAAGCAGATGGTGGGGAGGGTCAAGGAAGGTACGGAGGGGAAAAAGAATGGTGTTGTCCTGAAGAGTGTGGTAGTCGTGACAAGCGTGGAGGCCGTGATGACCATGGCAATGGCGGGGGATGGGATCGGGGTGGACCGCACAGGGCAGGAGGCACCCCAAATCTTAACCACTTGGTGGTACGCATGGACGCACAAAGCCAGCGCTGCAAGGGCATTATTCCTCAAGTACAACCACCACCAAGCAAGACCGAGTTACTTCTTCCAAGGTAAATGTGTGTGAAGGAATGTAACTATGTAAGGTTTGATATGGGACAACAGCCTAAGCCATCGCAGCACGTGGAGTAGGCATTGATCCTCGATTTGTTTAAAGGAATGTAACCATGAAAGGTTTGTTGTATTGTGGTTTGTCCCCACAGTATCGGCTGAATTGGTCATGGAAAGTTGTTGCTAAAGGAGAGTAAGGAAGCCTTACTCTCCACATCTTTATATCATCAATTACAAGAAAGGCTGGAGGCTTAGAGGATAGAAAGGCTAAAATACTCGCACTACACTTTCTCAGTGAACACATGCATATGGTGGATCAGTAATTACTATTGAACTATAAAAGTGGAGATGTATTGCATAAAGGTGGGGGTAACATAGAACTAACCTCTAAGCCAGCTTCTCTGACTTTTCTCTCTGCGTATTTATGCTGCTCCGCTGACAAAGTGACTCCAGTGTATTTGCAGCCAGTTTGTTTGACCGCTTGTATTGCTAAACTTCCCCAGCCGCTACCGATATCAAGAACATGATGGCCCCTCTTGACTTTAGCCTTTGGTTGAATATGTATTTTGCAAGGTTGaaataccaccagatcaagttcacAGCATTGTCTAATTGGTAATCAATCTAATGACACAAGTTCTAGAGATATGGAAGTACTACCTTGTCGATTAGAAGGCTAAGCTTACGTTGCTGGGCTACTTCTAAGCTTTCATTCTCCATCTACCAAATTTAATTTTAGTCTGTGAATTAATAAAACTACTCTACAAAATTTACAAGCTGCAGAATAAAATCACAAGATTTCCAAACCTTGAAAACAGCACAAGAGTAAGTCATCGATTTGTCCAGAAAAAGCGAGAAAAATTCATTACTCTGCACACATATATGAAAACAAAGACAAACTGTTAGTATTATTTGGTATGTATAGACGTACTGCAAGTAATGAATGATAGTAAATCATTTTTATAAGGTTTGGAACACAAATATCTCAATCTCAGTATGATCTTTAATTATTCTGGTATTACAAATTGACCTATGTAGCTAGTTATCTTAACCCTGATGGAATGTAATAACAAAAGAAGAGACATGGGTACTGACAAGATCATAGTGCTGAGAGATGTTCCGACGAGTTTGTGTCACAGTGTTCTTCCTCGAGACTTCGCGTAAAATGTATTTAGAATGTGCCAACCGTGCTATTACATGCAAGGGTGTCCACCGACTCCTGAAAGCAAACAATTTAATATACATGGTTAATCACAAATACATAGATTCATAGAtactactccctctgatccataataagtgtcgtggttttagttcaaatttgaactaaaaccacgacacttattatgGACCAGAGGGAGTACTTCATTTTTATCAAACAATTCATTGGAATTCAGTGGACAAGGACAATTGGAAGGTTTAGAACCCTTTTCTGGCACTCCTGCAGCTCCTACGCACATCTCTGTTAACAATGAGTATCTGCACAGAAATAGATTATGGATTTGATCTGAAATGAAGAAGAAATAGCTCTACCAATAAGATCATGAACTATGATATAGTTTTACCAGGAAAAGATTCAGAAGGCCTTCTCGCTTGTCAAGAAAAGAGAAACATCCGTTAATATAGGCTTCTGCCAAGCCAAGGTTTCCTTCTGTTGCAACCTGAAAGCCGTCAGAGAGCCAGGATAAACACATGTGGTTCAAATGTGAAGGTTGGATAAAGCAATTGCACTGGAGTATACAAGAAATAAAGAATCACGCATGGACATATCAccaatcagaaaaataaaaaatgcatgtgtacgcagaaaagagaagagaagataACCTTCCAATAGAACAAGGGGTCATGAACTCGCATGACAGATTTTATACTGCATTTGTCGCAAACTTTACCAAAGCTCAACACACTACCTCCTCCTTCGACCAATCTGCACGAAAACTATCAAGGTGAAAAATACCCATAATTGGACACCACGTAGTACAGCAACTCATACAAGGACTCACATCAAGCTGCCGATGGttatgaattggttgaaaaatcttgCAACTAGAAGGCGCGTCCCAGCCTCGGTCCATGATGGAATCATCTGCTTTGGGTTCCGCAGAAGCTGAAATTTCTTTCCAAGCAAACCTTGAGCTGCTGCTTTCCCAGCCTGCATCGATCAATATGTGACAAACACAAATAGACCTCATATATCTATTTCATGAAATAGTCATTCTAAATTTTATGTGATTGAAACTAAAAGCATATATGTCAGGATGGGGTAAACAGGAAAAAGCCCCCATAGATGAGTAAAGGAGAAGCTTGGAAATAACTTGGGCCTTAGGCCGACTAGTAAGCAAGGATATGGTTAGTTATGGTTGTGATAGGATTAGTTATGTTTAGCTTTGTTAGACCCTTGCCAATTTTAGCACGTAACAGAATGTTCATTATGCTAGACAGATCAAAAAGGGAAAATGGAGAGGTTGTCCATGAAATACCTTCAATCCATCTTCATGGAAGCCATGACCTGCAATCCGAGGCAGAAGAGACATTTGAGACCTATGTTCTTTAGATCACTTCATACCTAACTTTATTGTAGTAAAAGTCTATCGTAGAACTACATGCAAGTTATTACAAATAAATTATCTAAAAACTGAAATTCATGAGACTGGTTACCTTGATATGCCCCACAGAACCATATTCCTCTCTTTCCCTGGATCTGATCAAGCTGAAGATAAGCCTTGGCCGCAGCCACAGAAGGAACAGGAAGGCTTGTAGACCATTTAAGCAACACATGATCCGGAACACGAGGGGGGTTGAGTGTCACCAGGAAAGGCCTGACAGATTCAATTTTCTGGAAGTGCAAAAAAAACAAATATACCACAATTAGTAATTAGGCAATCCATTCATACTGCTGGAGATATTAGGTTGAAGCTTCCATTTTGCTGTTATTCCGTGAGCCTGCTCTACAGTGTGCTCTAAAGTGATGAAAATATGTCTGCATTAACGAATTTACCTGAATTTTGTTTAGCCAGTAAGTAACAGAAAAACCCATGCTAGTTGTCCCCAGGAAATTCCAGGCACTCCATGCGGACGAATTTTGGGGCATCAGATTTTTATCACGGTGGAGGTATATATCTCTGCAACATAAATGTATCAGACAATCACTAGATTAGCTCAAACTTAAGTTATGTGTTCATTTAGCAACATTGGGCATGCTTTACCTTTGGACATACTGACAGGCAGCTAGAATTCTCAGTTCGTGATGTGTAGCTTCAGCTCCTAATACTTTGAGAGCATTAGGTGCATGGACCCCAAGGATGACACTGTCGTATGTTTCCTCTGAACCATCATTTTCCAAGACTCTGTAGCCAGCTGCTGTCAGTGCCAAGATAGAGGATTGTTTCAGTTAGTGAATCAATAATATATATACCTCAGGCAGTTAATCAACAAAGAATAACGCATGTATGTACCTCCATCAAGGCTTGAAACAGATTTGACCCAACAGCTTGTTTTAATTCGACAGCCCATGCTCTCCAATTCTCCTTTTACCTGCGGTAGTTGCATTGTTCAGTCCCTGCATTAGGCTGCAGCTAAAGCCTAGAGAGTGCAGTAAATAGAGATCATGTGCGAGCTTGTTGTCGCCGCCTATATGGGTTGTAATACTTACCTTGTCTACAAAGGACTGCGAACAAGCCTTGACAGTGGGCAACTGGGGGTAACTAAACAGCTGAGAGTGCAGCGACTTAATCAGCTTTCAAATGCACAAAGACGAATTAAGAATGCAAATGAAATGGGAATGTAACATGTATACAAAGTAGCTAGGCACCTGAAGAAGGTCATGGTTACGGAAAAATGATAGCACGAAGAAAGCGGACAAGCTAAGAACGCCTTGTGATGAAGATGACCACATGCCTGCACAGACTGGAATCTGCACCATATATATATTATCGGGTCACCAACTCAAAACTGCATAATAACCATCTTTAATTACTGACCCCTGCAATGCACCGAAGTTGCTGGGAAATTGAATGTACTAACCATTAAGGAGTCGGCCAAGGTTTAAGTTAGAATTTGAATATTTCATCTAAAATTTCCATATTTAGTTGAAACTGTAGTTTCTCTTCACAATTTTACATGACtattcaaaaattgaaatcaaaAACTGAAAACTGAAATCCTGATGTGAGATTTTGCCAAAATGAAGGGTTGCCGGATACACTAAAAAAGGGCAGAAGCAAGTGAGTAGATTTGAAGCAGTACAAGATAAGCCTCTTGGAATAATAGGGAATATCCATGCAACTGAATGAACTGCCCCAATGTCTCATTACAGTCCAGATCAGGGTTATGTTCATGGTTCTCCAGGTACCTTCAAGCCAAATTTTGAACCAGCGAGTTAATCGTCATCACACATATAAacacaaggcatatatatatatatatatatatatatatatatatatatatatatatatcaagctACGAATGGAAATATCATGATGCACATGAGAACTGAGGGGCTGGACTGCTTACGTCAGAGCATCGTTCTTGAACTTGAATATCTCACGGAGCATGCGCCAAAAACTTGTTTTCAATATATTGGCTTTTTGTGCCAAGAGGCTTGAGATACCGTAGCCATTGCCCCACTCATATCCTCCGCTGCCATCCGGTTGTGTACTCACTGAGAAAGACATGTCTGAACTCTCCATCTCCACCCCGAGGCCTTCTAACCATTCCACCATATGGGGATATGTTACCTGCATTGATGCATATGACaacaaaaatattagtgaggaaCAAAAATTAATcagaataaaataaaaatatagagCTGCAACTGCATTTCCAATCATAAGCATTTTAGTACTATATTGAAAACATAACAATACGAGTCTTAATTAGGGCAGTCAATGCAGCTCCCTTCCAAGGATAATACCTAAGCTAGTGTTGTATCGATTTTGGACATTTTGCTACGAACACTGCAAAATAATCAACCACCTCAAAACAGAAACACAAATCCACAGGCAGAACTCTCCATTGAGCTCGCTGAGCCTAACAAGCAACAACTCCAATATTTTCTAATTATTTCCATGACTAGATCCGGCACAGTGCGTTGTTGGCATGATGCGAAATCAATCAGACACCAAACAGTGCTGATAATAATAATGTAAAGGTTCAGCGTGAAAATGTGATAGTATTTGTAGTTAGAAAACACTGGGATGAGTTTTGTGCTTAGAAGCATTCCACCGAGCACCTTCCGTGCGATGAGCAGGTGGGCAATGGGCACGAACTGGAAAATATAGCGGGGAGACGGGGGAGCTATGTTGCAGATCAAGCCTGTACGAGGGTGCGGGGGAGGCACCTCGCCGGAGCGGTCTTCGCGCCGACGGCGCCGGCTGAGGGTAGGCGAAGACACAGGGCAGCGGTGGGAGAGGCCCGGTGGCGGCGCCTGCGTCGGAGGAAGCCGAAGGTGTCATGGGACTCCTTTCGGCGTGGTCGAAATGGTTCTCGGGAGGCGCCGGCAGAGTGGAAGAAGTTGGCcgccgcggcggaggaggagcagaTGCCGGAGTGAGTCAGTGGAAAGGTGGGAGACAAACGctttttttttttacaaaatccATGTGACGTTGTGCAAGGGAGCTTCactttttttagaacactttttcttGTTAGAACACTGCTTCGACATGGAAGCAAATCTGTGCTTCCACGAGAAGTAAATTTGTGTCTCTTACGGAAATAAAAAATACCAAgactcatttttttccttttccgagaggTATAGTTAGCAGAAGAAAATCTGTGCCTCCACGACAAGTAAATTTGCGCATCAAAATCACATATTCTTTTATTTCTTTCCATAACCTAGGAAAAACCAGGCCAAACCGAAACGCCGAAAACTCCCGAAGTAATAATGTAAAACACGAATACATGTTCAGAAAAAAAAATCCAAGCAAGCGCCCAACACGCGATACGTGGCGACGGCTGGGAGCGTGGTCACTTTGTACATTGAATTGAATTTGatgaaaaaaattgaattcaattCTTGTATCTgataaaaaaattgaattcgatgaacattgttttgaaactgatgaagaaaacttgaattcaagaacattttcttgaaaattgatgaatattttttatttttatgaaCATTTTCTAATTCAATGTTCATTTTCGGAAATGGATAAAAAAATGAATTTGATgttttttttctaaaaatatgACCATTTTTTGGATTTGATGAACTGTTTTATAAATAtggatgaatttttttgaaaaaggaaagaaaaaatgaaatgaaaaggaagaagaaaaccccgatagaaaaacaaaaaaactggtAATCGGTGGGAGGCACACAGTAAAAAGcagaactgggccggcccaatatgGCTGTGCGTGCCAGAGGGGGGATGCGCGTTACGCGACTATTCCCCAACCTACGCGGGGAATAAGAGTTGGGTACGACAGGCGTCGTGCTCGCTGCCGAGCTAATGCCCACGGGTTGACATGGTACAACCGTTTAGCTTTTAAAATTGTTTCCTAATTTTTTCCTTTGTTTCGGGAAAAATTGGATCAAAAAGTCAAAAATGCACGAAAAAGGCCAAAAAGCAGGTCCATGTCGGGCCGACGCGTTTACCATGCATGTCGTGCTCGTCCACCGAGGTGAGGCCCACATGCTGGCACGAGACGATCACTTGTAAACGGGTCGTCATGGGCCATACCAGGCAGGTGTGTGTCGGGCCATATAAGGCCCGGGCCGGCCCGATTGCCACCTATGCTCATATGGTGTAAAAAGGGGGGCCTCTATTCATTAACCATAGATAGATGAGTCCAGACTTGTCTACTTCTCACGAATTAGTAATAAATCCAAAAAAAAGCAATGAAGTTCAAAAAAAAGTTAGCATTGAAGAAGCTCGAGTGTGCTAGGGGCATGCAAGTTTTGTTGTGAAATGACAATCGAGGAGTTCTACCCAAGAAAAAAATTGTCTCGATAAAATGTCTTTTTTAAAGTTTCTTTGAGAGACAATTTCTTCTGCCTAGAACTCCTCAAATGTCATTTGCCCTGCATGCTCCTAGCACACTTGAGCTTCTTCAGTTCCAAAATGTTTTACTTTTGTTTGaatatttttcctatttttttaaaaaaaatgttcatgcccAGGTTTTTTTTAGGGAAAGTTCATGCCCAGGTGCAGATACACTTTGGTCACCAAAATTCCGCCATGGCTCACTATTGACAAGTTGCCTCAGAAAAATGATTCGGGTAAGTCGATTTCGAGAACCATTCGGGTAAGTCAATTTCGCCGGCTGACaggcaattttttttaaaaaaaaattgtgaaGAGGCTGACGGGCAATTGTAGTTACGTGTGGCCAAGACAAAATTTGAAACCAAAAATGTAAAGTCAATGAAGCGAatataaataatactccctccgttccaaaatggatgactcaactttgtactagctttataCCCAAAATAGATAAGTCATCTATTTTGtacaaagttaatacaaagttgagtcatttattttgaaacggagggagtagataagaaAAGGGAActttacgaaaaagggtttcccccgctttatattatataaagcaatgaAAAGGGAACTTAAAAAAATCAATGAGAAAaaggaaactaaaataacaaaatccaCATGGATCTCCGTTGGCTTAGACCTAGCAAAACCCATTTAAAAACGAAACAGTTTGTGCTAAAGAAAATGCTAGACCTAATGAAATCGATTTCGTTTGTTATTAGTAGTGTTGTAGAATCAATAAAATTAATGGCCGCTTCCACGCGGCCAGCACATGTCAATATCTCAGCCAGTAAAAATGCTAGACCTAAAGATTTGCTCCTCGGCCAGGCCCAAAACCAAGGGACGAATAGAATGGGAAATTGTACAGCAGCTGGCTGCATGAGGCAGCGTAACTACACGTGCACCACCGACCTGGCTGAAGCCCATGAAGCCGAGGTCGAGCTTGACGCACCCGGCGGCGCCGTCGTCGACGGCCACCGTCCTGGAGCGCCCTCCGAGGCTCTCCTCCTGCTCGTACAGGGTCACATGCACGCCGCCTCCGCTCGTGGCGAGCAGCTCGTGCGCCGCCGTCAGCCCGCTCAccccgccgccgaccaccgccacCCTCATCCTGTTGTGTCTCTGTGCTCTGCTCTGGCTCTCGATCGATCTTCCCCTTCAATTTAAGCAGGGAGTGGCTGGTTTAGCGTGCGTCACAACGTTTACTCCGACATAACACCGTCGTAGTAGTACGTCTCAACAAAGGGCTGGATAAGGATGATTTCCATTAACGTTGGGCATCATGCAGCACCATGTTACCATAAGTAGTACTCCGTACGAGATACGACGGCGCGTTGATTTACCACCGATCGACCCACGTCCCACGTGCACGGGTCAGTATTTTCCTCATCACGTTAATTACGATCCAGTATCAGGCCCCGAGATTACTGCAGCAAAAGGGATATTCTGTTTAGGCGCCCATGCGCCGGCCTAATACTTCGGCTGGTCCACTTCCGGCCGTGTGATTAAGTGCCCTGCATCCGTTCGATCTGCCCCTTCCTCTCCCCTTAGAAGCTATGGCGTCAGCGGTCGCCGGCTACCCGCAACACTGCGCTCGCCCCCCTAGGCCGCCCCGCTCGTCCTTGCCCCCATGCTCACCGGCAACCCACCTCCTTATGTCGCCGGTTGGCTCGCAGCATTGCCAATTGTAGTAGAAAACAGAGTAGCACTCGTCATGGTCACCACGGTTGCAACTCTGACACCGGCTGCTTCCAGCCCGCGGGTAGCATCACCGCCTCAAGCTCGCTATGGGCCGGAGTGCCAAGCAACAAAAATCTTTCATTTGTCGGTTGAAGCAAAAGAATTATTAGGTTCCAGAAAAACTaaagctggttccagcaaaacaaagcCAGCAAGAAAAGCTTCCAGGGGTGATTGTAGCAAAAATATAGTTAGTTCCAGCAAGAACACACACTGCTTCCAACAAAAGGTTGCCGTCAGCGGTGAGCGCGCTTCGGGTTCCTGCACATTGCATGGCAGATAGCAATTATCGATGCCAGTTCCAGCTCTGGGCTGACCCGGTTGTAGCAAAAAGTTGTCGTGGTTCCAGCATCTGGCAAACCGGTTGCAGCACCTCGCGCCCCGCGTGGTCACCACTAGCAGTTGCGGGCTTCCATCATTTGGAAGCCTTGGTTCCATCATTTGTAAACCGCGGGTTGTAGCACCACGGAGCCGCACGACGCAATCGCCATCGATGCAGCCCACCGTCGATGCAGCGCGGCCACCATGAACTCCTCACGCCGCCGCTGATCACAGCCCATGGTCTTCGTCCTCGCTCTCTTTCGCAACAAAAATGGCAAGGATGGGAGGGGGCGAGGGGGGTTCCCCGCTGGTCACAActcatggtctctctctctctctctctctcggggaTGGGAGTGACGGGAGGAAGACGATAAGGGagggagaaagaaaaaaagaaaagggctgGTGGGATAGGCAACCGACTGTGGGAGAGGCAACACGTGCTGGCGAGGACCCGTGGCGACACGGCGTGCGTGCGATCCAAACTCGGCCGGCTGTCCGGGTGAAAGCGTTTTCCTATTCTATATCCAGTGGACCTATGGGGATGGCAACTTCTtttcgaaatcactaattgaggagcgctCTCCGCAACGATTAGTCGGGGAGCGCTCCGCGCGCGCCAAGTGTCACGCGCGGAGTGCTCCTGAGACTTTTCTGATGCGCTCCGCGCGTGACACTTGGCGCGCGCACGGCTTCTCCCGTGATTTCTGGTTTCCGGTTTCCCTTtgtggtttttccttttttcactttaGTCCTTATACTTCTAATGTTTTGTAATACCTTTTGATCTGTTTTGAGATCTGTTTCTCGTTTCTCTCTGTTGTGGGCGAACCCTCGTCGCACATTGTTCGTTCCTTGCCGTAGtctccgcccgtcgccgccgctgctcTTGTCGCGTGGTTACGGCGGCAGTTGTTCCGGCCGCCGCGCTTGTTGCCTGGTCTTACTGTAGTCCTTCTTTAGCGTCGAGCGCGCTTACTCGTTCGCGATATCATCGTTCCCTACTGGCTGCCTTCGTGGGTTCCCTGTTCCCTTCCTCGTTTAtctttttgttcccattatatttccgggatatggatatttatggggtagttacgggcggggactaccaacactatcagatgtcaagtttcaactgggttttgTGGGATTAGTTGTTGATAACCATTGTGTTCCTTGCagttatggcttgtcctttttgccgTATGCCTGGTGGCCCGTGTTCTTCTATTGATTCTTCTGTAGATGGGTTCAGTGTGGTCCTGGATCGGCGGTTGTTGGAGGCGTGTTGTAAGAAAATCATTTTATAGTTGTTCAATTTTTGGCACACACGCTTATTTCTTTTGGTGATGTCCATGTTGTTTATATTTTGattatgatccttgttttgatttgTTGTGCAGTATGTTCCGTGCAGTGTTAGAGCTCATCTTGCTCGTTACATCGAGGAGTGTAGGGCTTTAGCCATAAGGAGGGGTGACGAAGATACTGATCTGGCTCTTCAGTGCAATGAGGGTTATTTGTATGGTCTTCTGTTTAGTCATGGTCGTGtgaggagcaaattccatggtccTTCCTGGGAACGATTGGTCAGTGATTATGGTGTTCGTCCTCATGATATAATGACCATTAGGCTTGAACATTATGGAACTTGGATTGGTATTGATTTTTATCATGTTGGTCGTGGAGATGCGTTGTCTCCTTTACCGTCTGTTGGTAAGGTTTATTTTTAAGGAAGTTTTTATCTTGTTTTATTGTACATTTTGATTTTTCTGTTTCCTTGAGCCTGTGTAATTATATTTTGTAGCTTTACATGGTTTGAGCGACTCTGAGGAGGAGCTTGTTGGGAGTTGTTATTACACCCGTGGTGTTTTTCTTAATTATCAGCAGATGTATTTCATGAGGTGTCAACTATTTGATGATGACTACATAGCCTGTCATCCTTTTGTTCACAGAATTGATTCCATGAATATTAATGGTCATCATATGGTCAGATTTTTTTCCCAttgttttttgtttctgtttatttatttatttatttttattacgtCTTCTATTTATAGTTTTGAATTTTTATTCTATTTCTGATAGCTTGATGTTTTTTGTCAGGTTATTCCTGGTATTGTTGTGAGGAGTTTGAAGGAGTTTGTGACTTTTCCTAGAACTGGCGTTTTAACTCTTGAAGTTACTCTGGAATCTGgtgatgatgatatatatgtgGCACTCCTTGATCCTACTTTATTGGTTTGGGTAATAGAATGGTGTTCAAACAGGAAGGTTTCAGTGATTTTCTTCAGGCATCGTCTATTGAAGTAAACAGCTTGGTGCTGATAACTTTCAAGCAGCTTGTTGGGAGGCTTGCTGTTATCTTCAATCTTCTGTCGCAGTGATGTTAGTTATAGCCTTTGAACATAATGGATTTTGATGTATAAGATGATTGGGTGTGCATCTCTTTTAATGATGTTTTTTTGGACAGAAGTTATTTAATTGTAGTCAAAGTTATAAATACAGTAGAGGCACGTGTGTTGTTTACTCTGAGGCACGACTGTGCATCTCTTTTATGTGAGAGGCACCTGGATTCAGCAAATTGAGGCACGGAATTAAAGTCAGAACAGGCACGGTTGTGTGGAGGCATGTAGAGTTACCATGGGTTTGATGTGAGGCATGTGGTTTCAGCAAACAGAGGCATGGAATTGCAGTCAGTACAGGCACGGTTGTTTGGAACACGGGTATACTGAGAGGAACGTGTGTGCAATACCAAAGTTACAAGGGCGATAATGGGTGCCTAACACGCAGAGATACTGTGGGTTTCATGCGAGAGGCACGTGTGTGTGTAGCATGTAGAGTTACAGTGGGTTTTATGTGAGGCATGTGGATTGAGGAAATGGAGGCACGTAATTGAAGTTAGTACAGGCACGGTTGTGCGGAGGCACGGGCGATCAGTCGCGCGGAGCACGTAGAGTTACTGTaggtttcatgtgaggcacgtcGATCGAGCAAACGGAGGCACCGAAGTGCAGTCAGTACAAGCACGATTGTGTGGATGCACGGTTTTGAACCCTCTTTCTGCTGTCAAGTGTCTTGAGGAACGGATGTATGTCAGCAGAGGCATCGATTCGAATATTTGGTTAGAGAGGTTCGGTTGTGGATGCACAGGTGTGAAGTCTTTAAGGTCATGGGTGCGTGGCACCAGAGGCATGGGTTGAGTCTACACTTAGAGAGGCATGGTTGTACATGGGTCAGTTGTACACGGTAGTGTAGTTTTGTGGCATCTTGGAGGACTGGTGTACGGAGAGGAACCTGTGAATGGACGGTCTGGTCAAAGTAACAAAGTTCTTGTCCCTTGCGTCTGTGTACCGAATGTTCTTCTGCAATATTTATGAATTGTTTATGCCA is a window encoding:
- the LOC123047298 gene encoding uncharacterized protein isoform X1, yielding MRVAVVGGGVSGLTAAHELLATSGGGVHVTLYEQEESLGGRSRTVAVDDGAAGCVKLDLGFMGFSQVTYPHMVEWLEGLGVEMESSDMSFSVSTQPDGSGGYEWGNGYGISSLLAQKANILKTSFWRMLREIFKFKNDALTYLENHEHNPDLDCNETLGQFIQLHGYSLLFQEAYLIPVCAGMWSSSSQGVLSLSAFFVLSFFRNHDLLQLFSYPQLPTVKACSQSFVDKVKGELESMGCRIKTSCWVKSVSSLDGAAGYRVLENDGSEETYDSVILGVHAPNALKVLGAEATHHELRILAACQYVQRDIYLHRDKNLMPQNSSAWSAWNFLGTTSMGFSVTYWLNKIQKIESVRPFLVTLNPPRVPDHVLLKWSTSLPVPSVAAAKAYLQLDQIQGKRGIWFCGAYQGHGFHEDGLKAGKAAAQGLLGKKFQLLRNPKQMIPSWTEAGTRLLVARFFNQFITIGSLILVEGGGSVLSFGKVCDKCSIKSVMRVHDPLFYWKVATEGNLGLAEAYINGCFSFLDKREGLLNLFLILIVNRDVRRSCRSARKGSRWTPLHVIARLAHSKYILREVSRKNTVTQTRRNISQHYDLSNEFFSLFLDKSMTYSCAVFKMENESLEVAQQRKLSLLIDKAKVKRGHHVLDIGSGWGSLAIQAVKQTGCKYTGVTLSAEQHKYAERKVREAGLEDHISFMLCDYRQIPPCKYDAIISCGMIEHVGHEYMDEFFACCESYLAEDGILVLQFISAPEERYEQYRRRTDFIKEYIFPGGCLPSLGRVMSAMTTSSRFCIEHVENIGPHYYTTLMHWRDNFMTNKDQVLALGFDEKFIRIWEFYLIYSAAGFKSRAVGDYQVVFSRPGNRRLAQP
- the LOC123047298 gene encoding uncharacterized protein isoform X2, which produces MRVAVVGGGVSGLTAAHELLATSGGGVHVTLYEQEESLGGRSRTVAVDDGAAGCVKLDLGFMGFSQVTYPHMVEWLEGLGVEMESSDMSFSVSTQPDGSGGYEWGNGYGISSLLAQKANILKTSFWRMLREIFKFKNDALTYLENHEHNPDLDCNETLGQFIQLHGYSLLFQEAYLIPVCAGMWSSSSQGVLSLSAFFVLSFFRNHDLLQLFSYPQLPTVKACSQSFVDKVKGELESMGCRIKTSCWVKSVSSLDGAGYRVLENDGSEETYDSVILGVHAPNALKVLGAEATHHELRILAACQYVQRDIYLHRDKNLMPQNSSAWSAWNFLGTTSMGFSVTYWLNKIQKIESVRPFLVTLNPPRVPDHVLLKWSTSLPVPSVAAAKAYLQLDQIQGKRGIWFCGAYQGHGFHEDGLKAGKAAAQGLLGKKFQLLRNPKQMIPSWTEAGTRLLVARFFNQFITIGSLILVEGGGSVLSFGKVCDKCSIKSVMRVHDPLFYWKVATEGNLGLAEAYINGCFSFLDKREGLLNLFLILIVNRDVRRSCRSARKGSRWTPLHVIARLAHSKYILREVSRKNTVTQTRRNISQHYDLSNEFFSLFLDKSMTYSCAVFKMENESLEVAQQRKLSLLIDKAKVKRGHHVLDIGSGWGSLAIQAVKQTGCKYTGVTLSAEQHKYAERKVREAGLEDHISFMLCDYRQIPPCKYDAIISCGMIEHVGHEYMDEFFACCESYLAEDGILVLQFISAPEERYEQYRRRTDFIKEYIFPGGCLPSLGRVMSAMTTSSRFCIEHVENIGPHYYTTLMHWRDNFMTNKDQVLALGFDEKFIRIWEFYLIYSAAGFKSRAVGDYQVVFSRPGNRRLAQP